A stretch of [Clostridium] scindens DNA encodes these proteins:
- a CDS encoding alpha/beta hydrolase, with amino-acid sequence MAINRSMRMVLKALSFDGIEVEASRHLANLKAIDPMKIFYRTMDYKIYNDDYEIPVRIYLPREKETEGLPVMLFFHGGGWVTESIDNYERICARMAEATNHIVVSVGYRLAPEYKFPIGLNDCYAVAKAVYTNRFILEADPDRITLIGDSAGGNLAAALSLMARDKGEFLPKRQILIYPATYCDYGENTPFRSVRENGSDYLLTAGKMQDYINLYASCEEDKKNKYFAPLRERDFSNQPKTLILTAEYDPLRDEGEAYGKRLANAGNEVEIHRIKDALHGYFALGIKYYHVQESFEIINQFLRED; translated from the coding sequence ATGGCAATTAACAGATCAATGAGAATGGTACTAAAAGCACTGTCGTTTGACGGAATAGAGGTAGAGGCTTCCCGGCATCTCGCGAATCTTAAGGCGATCGATCCTATGAAGATATTCTACCGTACCATGGATTATAAGATATATAATGATGACTATGAGATTCCGGTAAGGATCTACCTGCCAAGGGAAAAGGAGACGGAAGGCCTGCCGGTCATGCTGTTCTTCCATGGCGGTGGCTGGGTCACTGAGAGCATCGATAATTACGAGCGCATCTGTGCCAGAATGGCGGAGGCCACGAATCATATCGTGGTATCCGTGGGCTACCGGCTGGCCCCGGAATATAAGTTCCCGATTGGCTTAAATGACTGCTATGCGGTGGCCAAGGCCGTGTATACGAATCGCTTCATTCTGGAGGCGGACCCGGATAGGATTACGCTGATCGGAGACAGCGCGGGAGGAAATCTTGCGGCAGCATTGTCGCTGATGGCAAGAGATAAGGGAGAATTCCTGCCAAAGCGGCAGATCCTGATTTATCCGGCTACGTACTGCGACTATGGGGAGAATACGCCTTTTCGCTCCGTGCGGGAGAATGGGAGCGATTATCTTCTGACAGCCGGAAAGATGCAGGATTATATCAATCTGTATGCTTCCTGCGAGGAGGATAAGAAAAATAAATATTTCGCGCCTCTAAGGGAGCGGGATTTTTCGAATCAGCCAAAGACATTGATCCTTACAGCAGAATATGACCCCCTCAGAGATGAAGGGGAAGCATACGGCAAGCGGCTTGCCAATGCCGGAAACGAAGTGGAGATCCACCGGATCAAGGACGCGCTCCACGGGTATTTTGCTCTTGGAATCAAGTATTACCATGTCCAGGAAAGTTTTGAGATTATCAATCAGTTTTTAAGGGAGGACTAG
- a CDS encoding DUF6320 domain-containing protein, with translation MFQQKRAYWRNLDNAAKLFSATSSPKDTRVFRFYCILKEEIDPELLQEALNRTVKRYPVFLSVMRKGLFWHYLEKSELRPVVREEYKEPCSCLYVRDKKALLFEVTYYHNRINFEVFHALTDGTGATQFLRELVKNYLHLAHQEDGLADVILTDEKVTIRDQEDDSFSKYYNPDMKRSKKKKPHAYQIKKMRKEYDELRVIEGTASVKDVLAVSREKGVSMTVLLTAVYLCAIHEEMSKLQEKRPVILMVPVNLRKVFPSDSMLNFFGYIEPFHKFGEGRDEFSQILEEVKEYFDENLKKEQIARGMNELIAFEKNRILRWAPLELKNPCIKVGAKMAEKEVTAIFSNMSAVRMPKEYTPYIERFGVYTSTPKVELCVCSFQDVLSFGFTSRYDSSNIQRNFYRILEELGIPSKIEKPDFPEEVKPNYEGMKFFKVFSFCCIAAVVIGIMGNAIFTPERYWAAFVAAGALSMWFALAVGYLKRHNLLKNAMWQLLVVTIGCILWDLCTGWHGWSVNYVLPGVCIIIQISMMIISKIQSHSPREYMIYYVMAAGYGILLPFILLLTKVITFTAPAVVCVGFSFLFLLALILFKGREFKEEMHKKLHV, from the coding sequence GTGTTTCAGCAAAAAAGGGCATATTGGAGGAATCTGGATAATGCAGCGAAGTTATTTTCCGCCACAAGCAGTCCGAAAGATACCCGGGTATTCCGGTTCTACTGCATATTGAAAGAAGAGATCGATCCAGAACTTTTGCAGGAGGCATTAAACCGGACGGTCAAACGATATCCGGTATTCCTGTCTGTCATGCGAAAGGGGCTGTTCTGGCATTACCTGGAAAAGAGCGAGCTAAGGCCGGTTGTTAGAGAAGAGTACAAGGAGCCCTGCAGCTGCCTGTATGTAAGAGACAAGAAGGCGCTTCTGTTTGAAGTGACATATTATCACAACCGGATCAATTTTGAAGTGTTCCACGCCTTGACGGACGGAACCGGGGCTACCCAGTTTTTGCGGGAACTGGTGAAGAATTACCTGCATCTCGCGCACCAGGAGGATGGCCTTGCAGATGTGATACTGACGGATGAAAAGGTTACGATACGCGATCAGGAAGACGACAGTTTCAGCAAATATTACAATCCGGATATGAAAAGGAGCAAAAAGAAAAAGCCGCATGCCTACCAGATAAAAAAGATGCGCAAAGAATATGACGAGTTACGCGTAATCGAAGGCACGGCATCGGTAAAAGATGTGCTTGCGGTATCCCGGGAAAAGGGCGTGTCTATGACGGTGCTGCTTACGGCAGTCTATCTGTGCGCGATCCATGAGGAGATGTCCAAGCTTCAGGAAAAGCGGCCGGTAATATTGATGGTGCCGGTGAATCTGAGGAAGGTATTTCCATCGGATTCCATGCTGAACTTTTTCGGATATATTGAGCCATTCCACAAATTTGGAGAAGGCCGTGACGAATTTTCGCAGATATTGGAAGAAGTAAAAGAATATTTTGATGAAAATCTAAAAAAGGAACAGATTGCCCGTGGAATGAATGAATTAATCGCCTTCGAGAAGAATAGGATTCTAAGATGGGCGCCTCTGGAACTTAAGAATCCCTGCATAAAAGTAGGAGCAAAGATGGCAGAAAAGGAAGTGACGGCAATCTTTTCCAATATGAGCGCGGTCAGGATGCCAAAGGAATATACGCCGTATATCGAGCGCTTCGGCGTCTATACAAGCACGCCGAAGGTTGAACTGTGCGTCTGCTCATTTCAGGATGTGCTTTCCTTTGGCTTCACATCCCGGTATGACAGTTCCAATATCCAGCGTAATTTTTACCGTATCTTGGAGGAACTAGGAATTCCCAGCAAGATTGAAAAGCCGGATTTCCCGGAAGAGGTAAAGCCGAATTATGAAGGAATGAAGTTCTTTAAGGTGTTCTCATTCTGCTGCATCGCGGCAGTCGTCATAGGGATCATGGGAAATGCCATATTTACGCCTGAAAGGTACTGGGCAGCATTTGTCGCGGCGGGGGCGCTTAGCATGTGGTTTGCCCTGGCCGTGGGATATCTGAAGCGGCATAACCTGCTTAAGAACGCCATGTGGCAGCTGCTTGTGGTGACGATTGGGTGTATCCTATGGGACTTGTGCACCGGATGGCATGGATGGTCGGTGAATTATGTGTTGCCGGGCGTATGCATAATCATCCAGATCTCCATGATGATCATATCAAAGATTCAATCCCATTCGCCGCGGGAGTATATGATCTATTATGTCATGGCAGCGGGATACGGGATTCTACTTCCGTTCATACTATTATTGACAAAGGTCATCACGTTTACTGCCCCGGCGGTGGTGTGCGTGGGATTCAGCTTCTTATTCCTGCTTGCGCTTATCCTGTTTAAGGGACGGGAGTTCAAGGAAGAGATGCATAAGAAGCTGCATGTATAA
- a CDS encoding phosphopentomutase produces the protein MGKRVFLIVLDSVGVGEAPDAGKFDDVGCDTFGTCVRSGKLKVPNLEALGIYNIQGTSFYNPGKEVAGCYGRMQEKSAGKDTTVGHWEIAGVVSEKAMPTYPHGFPEEIIEEFEMSTGRGTLCNLPYSGTDVIRDYGREHVRTGKLIVYTSADSVFQVAAHEDVIPLEELYEDCRKARAILKGEHGVGRVIARPFVGEYPDYARTVNRHDFSLEPPGQTILDALREAGYAVIGVGKIYDIFAGKGITETYPNEGNTRNMERTLELTDRDFEGLCFVNLVDFDMMYGHRNDIDGYVAALNEVDIQIGRLMEKMGPEDLLMITADHGCDPGFKGTDHSREYTPCLCYGRNLKKGIDLGTRSSFADIAQTIADIFGVAYGGDGESFYKNILTSKKFA, from the coding sequence ATGGGAAAACGAGTATTCCTGATTGTACTGGACAGCGTTGGAGTAGGCGAAGCGCCGGATGCGGGCAAGTTTGACGATGTCGGATGCGATACATTTGGCACCTGTGTCCGAAGCGGCAAACTGAAGGTGCCGAACCTGGAAGCCTTAGGCATCTATAATATCCAGGGGACATCTTTTTACAATCCGGGGAAAGAGGTGGCCGGATGTTATGGCCGTATGCAGGAGAAGTCGGCAGGAAAGGATACGACGGTAGGGCACTGGGAGATCGCGGGCGTCGTGTCAGAAAAAGCAATGCCTACCTATCCCCATGGATTTCCGGAGGAAATTATTGAGGAATTTGAAATGAGCACCGGAAGAGGAACGCTGTGTAATCTTCCATACTCCGGGACAGATGTAATACGGGATTATGGAAGGGAGCATGTCCGTACCGGAAAACTGATCGTCTATACTTCCGCGGATAGCGTATTCCAGGTTGCGGCCCATGAAGATGTGATCCCTCTGGAAGAATTATATGAGGACTGCCGGAAGGCAAGAGCCATACTGAAAGGCGAGCACGGCGTAGGACGCGTGATCGCAAGGCCCTTTGTTGGAGAATATCCGGATTATGCAAGGACGGTGAACCGCCATGATTTTTCCCTGGAACCGCCAGGACAGACGATTCTGGATGCGCTTAGGGAGGCAGGATATGCGGTCATCGGCGTAGGCAAGATCTATGATATCTTTGCAGGAAAAGGGATAACCGAGACCTATCCCAATGAAGGGAATACCCGGAATATGGAACGAACCCTGGAATTGACAGACAGAGATTTCGAAGGGCTGTGCTTCGTGAATCTGGTCGACTTTGACATGATGTACGGGCACAGGAATGATATCGACGGGTATGTAGCGGCGCTCAATGAAGTGGATATCCAGATTGGGCGGCTGATGGAGAAGATGGGGCCTGAGGATCTGCTGATGATTACGGCTGACCATGGGTGCGACCCAGGCTTTAAAGGCACGGATCACAGCAGGGAATATACGCCCTGCCTGTGTTACGGCAGGAATCTAAAGAAAGGAATCGACCTTGGCACCAGAAGCAGTTTTGCTGATATCGCGCAGACGATCGCAGACATATTCGGGGTGGCATACGGAGGTGACGGAGAAAGTTTTTACAAAAATATTCTTACATCAAAAAAATTTGCATGA
- a CDS encoding CarD family transcriptional regulator, which translates to MFKIGDYVTHYKEGVCEVIDIGKLDMRCSDRKKEYYTLKPLYDTGGTLYMPVANERNQIRGVITHDEAQALIEDIPNIEALWVTDEKKRESLYKEAVFKNQCKEWIAIIKTSYLRKMDRLSSGKKSINVDDKYLSIAEQFLYGELAVALAIPKEKIREYITERMGKLEA; encoded by the coding sequence GTGTTTAAGATTGGTGATTATGTAACTCATTATAAAGAAGGGGTCTGTGAAGTAATTGATATCGGAAAACTGGACATGAGATGTTCAGACAGGAAGAAGGAATATTATACGCTGAAGCCATTATATGATACCGGTGGAACATTGTATATGCCAGTTGCCAACGAAAGAAACCAGATACGGGGAGTCATCACTCACGACGAAGCCCAGGCTTTGATAGAGGATATCCCGAATATTGAAGCGCTGTGGGTGACAGACGAGAAGAAGCGGGAATCCTTATATAAGGAAGCGGTATTTAAGAATCAATGCAAGGAATGGATCGCGATTATCAAGACATCCTATCTGCGCAAGATGGATCGTTTGTCTTCCGGGAAAAAATCAATAAATGTAGACGATAAATACCTGAGCATCGCAGAGCAGTTCCTGTATGGGGAACTGGCTGTGGCTCTTGCAATACCTAAGGAAAAGATTCGCGAGTATATTACAGAGCGAATGGGAAAACTGGAGGCATAG
- a CDS encoding PucR family transcriptional regulator, which yields MQIDIQAVMKLPALAESNFAAGKEGRHTKVKGVTVLEITDLDDQGSDLLSIHEGDLVLSACNDIRDDLEKQLLLVQVLKKCKASGLVLFYVGEVIRNLDAEVLRLCDQLSFPLICPRGKRGKRLEYSSVISEVTALLLQKGKQQEKRERENINELLKMVQDGKSLQEGLAYISGQYGISVVILNERRSAAFAAGERQEYLRTAVLEELKDFECKRVRFIKEQFWLCFCENEGVEIEKSVKYSVFSILEFSLELWQNELVSQSKKELIRAIVRGREEYAQTLAKEQGIDLGKIRGFFLLSEDMPEEAFEKFQEFAEETAKWHGVRLVKSGYQKVKVFLMFTAYAFPILEFFHTLEAELPGEAILLACHTNMEKELFLLLPRAVEFYAFLGRIYGKRKALGRYELQMCMQYRLLAEGKEKQVLCLYDSMLSVLKDYDEKNNSSIVDTLLEVMLNHAMNLKKAAENMFVHYNTVQYRIKKIEDLLQMNIKSPEDLSALYMTALREACLRIGEN from the coding sequence ATGCAGATTGATATACAGGCAGTCATGAAACTCCCTGCTCTTGCGGAAAGCAATTTCGCGGCAGGGAAAGAAGGAAGGCATACGAAGGTAAAAGGAGTCACCGTGCTCGAAATTACGGATCTGGATGACCAGGGCAGCGATCTGCTGAGCATTCACGAGGGAGATCTGGTACTGAGCGCTTGCAATGATATCAGGGATGATCTAGAGAAGCAGCTGCTTCTGGTTCAAGTGCTTAAGAAGTGCAAGGCCTCGGGGCTCGTATTGTTCTACGTGGGCGAGGTAATCCGCAATCTTGATGCAGAGGTGCTTAGACTCTGCGACCAGCTTAGTTTTCCCTTGATCTGTCCTCGGGGAAAGAGGGGAAAGCGGCTGGAATACTCTTCTGTGATATCGGAGGTAACAGCCTTGCTGCTGCAGAAAGGCAAGCAACAGGAGAAGCGGGAGAGGGAGAATATAAACGAACTGCTTAAAATGGTACAGGATGGAAAATCGCTGCAAGAAGGGCTGGCTTACATCAGCGGCCAGTACGGAATATCCGTTGTAATTCTGAATGAGAGAAGGTCGGCAGCGTTTGCTGCCGGGGAACGCCAGGAATACTTAAGAACGGCAGTCTTAGAAGAACTCAAGGATTTTGAATGTAAGAGAGTGCGGTTTATCAAAGAGCAGTTCTGGCTCTGCTTCTGCGAGAACGAGGGTGTAGAGATTGAGAAAAGCGTGAAGTATTCTGTATTTTCTATTCTGGAATTTTCTCTGGAACTTTGGCAGAACGAGCTGGTATCCCAGAGCAAGAAGGAACTGATCCGGGCAATTGTCCGGGGGAGAGAGGAATATGCCCAGACTCTCGCAAAAGAGCAGGGAATCGACCTTGGGAAAATCAGAGGATTCTTTCTGCTGTCGGAGGACATGCCAGAAGAGGCCTTCGAGAAATTTCAGGAATTTGCAGAGGAAACAGCCAAGTGGCACGGAGTCCGGCTGGTGAAAAGCGGATACCAGAAAGTTAAGGTATTTCTGATGTTTACGGCGTATGCGTTTCCCATTCTGGAATTCTTTCATACGCTGGAGGCGGAACTTCCTGGAGAGGCTATATTGCTGGCTTGCCATACGAATATGGAAAAAGAACTGTTCCTTCTGCTGCCCAGGGCCGTAGAATTCTACGCATTTCTGGGAAGGATATATGGAAAGAGGAAGGCATTGGGCAGATACGAATTGCAGATGTGCATGCAATACAGACTGCTTGCGGAAGGCAAGGAGAAGCAAGTGCTTTGCCTCTATGATTCCATGCTGTCCGTCTTAAAGGATTATGATGAGAAAAATAACAGCAGTATTGTGGATACACTGCTGGAAGTGATGCTGAACCATGCGATGAACCTTAAGAAAGCAGCGGAAAATATGTTTGTCCACTATAATACGGTCCAATACCGCATTAAGAAAATAGAAGATCTGCTCCAGATGAATATTAAGTCGCCGGAAGACTTGAGCGCGCTGTATATGACAGCGCTGCGGGAAGCCTGCCTGCGTATTGGTGAAAACTGA
- a CDS encoding DUF917 domain-containing protein, with amino-acid sequence MATMKLTNQEQVEDFVRGCTLYATGGGGLPENGIVSLMSEIEKNGSVGWTDVTEIPDDVLAVCPFLMGSIAPHDEYTIKEMEGFGYTEGVNKEKERLAKAIQELEDYTGKKLGVVVPIELAGANTSGPVSAGSSLGMLAVDGDYCGRAIPEILQITPYLNGKECLPVTSVDEWGNTCIIKDAVNLRVVEKIGKLISAGGYGLAGQAGFVMTGKELKETVIPGTLTKAYEVGRFIREAREAGETQMVKKLAEKIGAYILAEGTVVSVEDEDREGYYWGTITVRSIEDEEFKIWFKNENHVCWKNGQPYVSSPDLICIVDKDTAEPIPNPKMKGAKEVTILALPCKPQLREEKIKNVLCPKYFGFEDIEYVPVETVMEGK; translated from the coding sequence ATGGCTACTATGAAATTAACCAATCAGGAACAGGTGGAAGACTTTGTCAGGGGGTGCACCCTGTACGCAACAGGCGGCGGCGGACTCCCGGAAAACGGAATCGTTTCGCTTATGAGCGAGATTGAGAAGAATGGAAGCGTAGGCTGGACGGATGTTACGGAGATTCCGGATGACGTATTGGCTGTCTGTCCGTTCCTTATGGGATCCATCGCGCCTCATGACGAGTACACCATAAAAGAAATGGAAGGCTTTGGATATACAGAAGGGGTCAACAAAGAAAAGGAGAGGCTTGCCAAGGCGATTCAGGAACTGGAGGACTATACTGGAAAAAAACTTGGAGTCGTGGTACCTATCGAACTTGCGGGAGCCAATACATCGGGTCCTGTATCAGCGGGCAGTTCCCTGGGCATGCTTGCCGTAGATGGAGATTACTGCGGAAGGGCAATTCCTGAGATCCTTCAGATTACTCCATATCTGAACGGAAAGGAATGCCTGCCAGTGACTTCCGTGGATGAGTGGGGAAATACGTGTATCATTAAGGATGCCGTGAATCTGCGGGTAGTCGAAAAAATCGGCAAGCTGATCAGCGCTGGAGGCTATGGCCTGGCAGGACAGGCAGGATTCGTCATGACAGGCAAGGAGTTAAAAGAGACGGTGATTCCAGGCACGCTGACGAAAGCCTATGAAGTGGGAAGATTTATACGCGAGGCAAGGGAAGCCGGAGAAACGCAGATGGTAAAGAAACTGGCGGAGAAGATCGGGGCTTATATTCTTGCAGAAGGAACGGTCGTGTCGGTGGAAGATGAGGATAGAGAAGGATATTACTGGGGAACAATTACAGTACGCAGCATAGAAGACGAAGAGTTTAAAATCTGGTTTAAAAATGAAAACCATGTATGCTGGAAAAACGGACAGCCTTATGTCTCCAGCCCGGATTTGATCTGCATCGTTGACAAAGATACGGCAGAGCCTATTCCTAATCCTAAGATGAAAGGAGCGAAAGAAGTGACGATTCTGGCGCTTCCATGCAAGCCGCAGCTTAGAGAGGAAAAGATTAAGAATGTACTGTGTCCGAAGTATTTTGGATTTGAGGATATTGAGTATGTACCTGTAGAGACTGTGATGGAAGGAAAGTAA
- a CDS encoding purine-cytosine permease family protein, with amino-acid sequence MRENAKQEMPVEDQFYDYPDRPVPADKRRTQLNIAVVTTGMAVAMSTLYTGSALAEVMSYRDGVISILAGCVILMVIATLTGNIGADHGVSTSMLARHPFGRKGSNIVGLILAISMLGWFSYQCGYFGETISLLLPGHLLTSPVAATIWGGIFMMSTAIVGYKGMTYLSMAAAPLLLGMCLYCGVMAVSQTGMQTIMSQNPEHPAGIGIGITIVVGGWITGAVLQPDISRYARNRMHNTRGVLMAIIVFAAANWGGFVIAKATRSSSIMEGLQLLGMGTIGLLIVVLGQWTSNDNNLYSAALAIINVKPGINKHIVSAVCGVVFTLLAVTGIQNHFVGFLSLLGTFLPPIGTVLVADYNLGRKKKEYHFEGTEIFADYKPLAFISIILGGGIAYVIPWGSTAINSMIVTFIIYVAGDKIMALASSDEGAENEA; translated from the coding sequence ATGAGAGAAAATGCAAAGCAGGAGATGCCTGTGGAAGATCAGTTTTATGATTATCCAGACAGGCCGGTTCCTGCAGATAAGCGTAGGACACAGTTAAACATTGCGGTAGTGACTACTGGCATGGCCGTTGCCATGTCAACCTTGTATACCGGTTCGGCGCTGGCTGAGGTAATGTCTTATAGGGACGGCGTCATTTCGATACTGGCAGGCTGCGTCATCTTGATGGTGATCGCCACGCTTACCGGAAATATCGGGGCGGATCATGGCGTTTCTACATCCATGCTGGCGAGACATCCCTTTGGAAGAAAAGGATCGAATATCGTAGGCCTCATTCTTGCGATATCCATGCTCGGCTGGTTTTCCTATCAGTGCGGCTATTTTGGGGAGACCATCTCCCTTCTGCTTCCCGGGCATCTGCTGACCAGTCCGGTGGCTGCTACAATTTGGGGAGGAATTTTCATGATGTCTACGGCTATCGTAGGGTATAAGGGGATGACTTATCTGAGCATGGCGGCAGCGCCGCTTTTGCTGGGCATGTGCCTGTACTGCGGAGTAATGGCAGTATCTCAGACGGGAATGCAGACAATCATGTCACAGAATCCGGAACATCCGGCGGGCATTGGAATAGGGATTACCATCGTGGTGGGCGGCTGGATTACAGGCGCTGTGCTGCAGCCGGATATCTCCAGATATGCCAGAAACAGAATGCATAATACCAGAGGCGTACTGATGGCAATCATCGTATTCGCGGCTGCCAACTGGGGCGGATTCGTCATAGCAAAAGCCACAAGAAGTTCTTCTATAATGGAAGGCCTGCAGCTTCTGGGAATGGGCACGATTGGTCTTCTGATCGTCGTGCTGGGGCAGTGGACGAGCAATGATAACAACCTGTACTCAGCAGCTTTGGCTATTATCAACGTGAAGCCTGGCATCAACAAGCATATTGTATCTGCGGTGTGCGGCGTCGTATTTACCTTGCTGGCAGTGACAGGAATACAGAATCATTTTGTGGGATTTCTATCTTTGCTCGGAACTTTCCTGCCGCCGATCGGAACCGTGCTCGTAGCGGACTATAACCTGGGCAGGAAAAAGAAAGAGTATCATTTTGAAGGGACGGAAATCTTTGCGGACTATAAGCCGCTGGCCTTTATCTCCATCATTTTAGGAGGGGGAATCGCATACGTGATTCCTTGGGGATCGACGGCGATCAACTCCATGATTGTCACATTCATCATTTATGTGGCAGGCGATAAGATCATGGCATTGGCAAGTTCTGATGAAGGAGCAGAAAATGAAGCGTGA
- a CDS encoding Sapep family Mn(2+)-dependent dipeptidase produces MKREIKRRIDQYLEQTEKQMLDGIKRSVQIQSVKGEPSKEAPFGEGPRLALLDALKQADELGFKTENLDSRIGFAEYGAGEEMVAVLGHLDVVPAIGEWTHDPFCAEIYDGMLYGRGVLDDKGPVIGALYALAAVRHSGVDLKRRIRVIMGTDEESGSSCVAYYKERKQELPVAGFTPDACFPVIFCEKGCLVFEIGCELSKETLGRLQKFRGGTAPNVVMEEFEIHMLTEGGSCSMYKKGKSAHAAAPSLGINAGVAAAKELAQVRLAPEIDDMMRFIADYIGDETQGKGLGIDYTDEETGCVSVNLGILGIREGRAYLTLDIRYPNNADPEWIKKEVERKVSSRNLEIQSIRHSPLMYLSKESALIKTLMNVYEQEMGAGAKPVAIGGGTYAKSFSNMAAFGPLFPGQKDCIHQPDEQVEVELLKKAVRMMAYAMAELAQAEEVNEWM; encoded by the coding sequence ATGAAGCGTGAGATAAAAAGACGAATTGACCAGTACCTGGAGCAGACGGAAAAGCAGATGCTTGACGGAATCAAAAGAAGCGTACAAATACAGAGTGTAAAAGGGGAGCCTTCCAAGGAGGCTCCTTTTGGAGAAGGACCCAGATTGGCGCTGCTTGACGCACTAAAGCAGGCAGACGAATTGGGATTTAAGACAGAGAATCTGGACAGCCGGATCGGGTTTGCGGAGTATGGGGCCGGAGAAGAGATGGTTGCGGTGCTGGGACATCTGGACGTAGTGCCGGCTATCGGCGAGTGGACGCATGATCCATTTTGCGCAGAGATATATGACGGCATGCTGTATGGCAGAGGCGTGCTGGATGATAAGGGACCGGTGATAGGCGCGTTGTACGCGCTTGCCGCAGTCAGGCACAGCGGAGTGGACTTAAAAAGAAGAATCCGCGTGATTATGGGGACGGACGAGGAAAGCGGCTCGTCCTGTGTCGCGTACTATAAAGAGAGAAAGCAGGAACTTCCGGTGGCAGGATTTACGCCGGATGCCTGCTTCCCGGTTATTTTCTGTGAGAAAGGCTGCCTGGTATTTGAAATCGGATGCGAACTGTCAAAAGAGACCCTGGGAAGGCTTCAGAAATTCCGGGGCGGTACCGCGCCTAATGTGGTTATGGAGGAGTTTGAAATCCATATGCTGACGGAAGGAGGCTCATGTTCCATGTATAAGAAGGGAAAGAGCGCCCATGCCGCCGCGCCTTCTCTTGGCATCAATGCCGGAGTGGCTGCCGCAAAAGAACTGGCACAAGTAAGACTGGCACCCGAGATAGACGATATGATGAGATTCATTGCGGATTACATTGGAGATGAGACGCAAGGAAAAGGCCTTGGGATCGATTATACAGACGAGGAGACCGGCTGCGTATCTGTTAATCTGGGAATTCTGGGAATCCGGGAAGGCCGGGCATATCTGACGCTGGATATCCGGTATCCCAACAATGCTGACCCGGAATGGATAAAAAAAGAAGTGGAAAGAAAAGTAAGTTCCCGGAATCTGGAAATACAGAGCATAAGACATTCGCCTCTTATGTACCTCTCCAAAGAATCTGCGCTTATTAAAACCCTGATGAATGTATACGAGCAGGAGATGGGAGCGGGAGCAAAGCCTGTTGCGATCGGAGGCGGAACCTATGCAAAGTCATTTTCCAATATGGCGGCATTCGGGCCGCTTTTCCCGGGACAGAAGGATTGCATCCACCAGCCGGATGAACAGGTGGAGGTGGAACTGCTTAAGAAGGCCGTGCGCATGATGGCGTATGCGATGGCAGAACTTGCGCAGGCAGAGGAGGTGAACGAATGGATGTAA
- the sdaAB gene encoding L-serine ammonia-lyase, iron-sulfur-dependent subunit beta: MDVSIFSVLGPVMIGPSSSHTAGAARLSKAAARIAGGRIKKVSFGLHGSFAKTYKGHATDKALLAGVLGLDEQDENIIRSYELADKSGLKYEFYTTDLGDVHENSVKMDFLMQDGRTVSVTGSSVGGGEIEILEKRYGSLF, from the coding sequence ATGGATGTAAGTATTTTCAGCGTGCTGGGACCCGTGATGATCGGACCGTCCAGCTCGCATACGGCAGGGGCTGCCAGGCTGTCAAAGGCGGCTGCCAGGATTGCGGGTGGCCGGATTAAAAAGGTCTCATTTGGGCTGCACGGCTCATTTGCCAAAACGTATAAAGGACATGCCACGGATAAAGCGCTGCTTGCCGGGGTGCTGGGCCTGGACGAACAGGATGAGAATATCATCCGCAGTTATGAACTGGCTGACAAGTCAGGGCTTAAGTATGAATTTTATACGACGGATCTGGGAGACGTCCATGAGAATTCGGTAAAAATGGACTTTTTGATGCAGGATGGGCGGACCGTCTCCGTGACTGGCTCATCCGTAGGCGGAGGAGAGATAGAAATTCTGGAAAAGAGATATGGCAGCTTGTTTTAA